Below is a genomic region from Persicimonas caeni.
TGTGTTTTAGGGTACGAATGTGTTCTGGAATACAAAGGCAGGAAGTCACGGCCGGTACGTCACGCCCAACGACAACAGCTCCGCCGACGCGTCGTAACTCCCCGGAAAAGCATCCCCGCTCGCCTCGGCTCCCATGAACACGACGTGTCCGTAGCCCACATCCACCTGGAGCCCGTCCACGACCGTGTACCCCGCGCCCAACGACGGGATCAGCCGGTTGCCATCGGGCGACGACGGCGACAACGTGTTCGACGGCGACGGCGCCATGTCGAAGGCCAGCCCCACGCGCAGATCCAAATCCTCAACCCATCCCTTTTGCTCCCAGCCGGCCGCTAACGTGATCGAGTCGTTCCAGTTGCGCGGCTGAGTAACGTCGGGAGTCTGGTCGTGGGCGAAGTCGATGCCGAACTCCTGGAAGGTCGACCACGTCCAGTACGTCACGTCGACCGAGGCGATCGCATCGTCGAATGCCCACGCAGCCCCCAGCGCGATACGGTCGGGGAGCGTCAGCTCGGTGGTCACGTACTGGTCGTGGGCCTTTTGCTGCAGCTCGATCGGCACGTCCTCGAAGTTGGCCCAGCCCGAAAAGTCAAGGTGCATGCGCGAGCGCCAACTCAAGCCCAGCGTCAGCTCGTCGAGCGGGCGATACATCAACGCGAGCTGAGCGCCCAAGCCAGTGGCATCCCCGGCGAGCTGGACGCTTCCTTCGG
It encodes:
- a CDS encoding OmpP1/FadL family transporter; the encoded protein is MSDNTVLGSWFLVLAGLLYAQPALAAGFAIGEQGAGARGVGGAATARADLGGAGFHNPAAFGFADSLMISAGVSGLAPSVAHVQPGSGEQTGAQTDLSTIPYGHVGYRFGDFGVGLSFDVPFGSGLSWPKDWRGRFEITSIELQVFEVAGVVVWRPIDELSIAAGPRLGRSTVGYGRQIDAVDTEGSVQLAGDATGLGAQLALMYRPLDELTLGLSWRSRMHLDFSGWANFEDVPIELQQKAHDQYVTTELTLPDRIALGAAWAFDDAIASVDVTYWTWSTFQEFGIDFAHDQTPDVTQPRNWNDSITLAAGWEQKGWVEDLDLRVGLAFDMAPSPSNTLSPSSPDGNRLIPSLGAGYTVVDGLQVDVGYGHVVFMGAEASGDAFPGSYDASAELLSLGVTYRP